One part of the Parasphingorhabdus sp. SCSIO 66989 genome encodes these proteins:
- a CDS encoding right-handed parallel beta-helix repeat-containing protein has protein sequence MASASLRAPSFLSLAAASALALGLPSGGSAQAQQGAGYTIVETGQRFSSLQQAVDTIGNARGTIEVAPGTYRDCAVQNGGYVVFKAQQPGSAVFDGGICENKATLVVRGQGTEVRGLVFQNLNVPDLNGSGIRHERGNVTVVNSWFRNSQQGILTANDPSGSLTIDKSTFSGLGRCGGGKGCAHSVYTGLLGSLTVTRSRFEQGRGGHYVKTRVLQVQISGNSFDDTKGITTNYMVDLSAGSVGQISNNIFVQGRNKENYSAFIAVAPEGQDNPTRGLTITGNDARIAPGVNRNTWFVADWRGEPLNIAGNTLGKGISKYQKR, from the coding sequence ATGGCCTCCGCATCGCTGCGCGCACCCTCGTTTCTTTCTCTGGCTGCTGCCTCGGCGCTGGCGCTTGGCTTGCCATCGGGCGGATCGGCCCAGGCGCAACAGGGGGCTGGCTATACCATAGTCGAGACCGGCCAACGCTTCTCCAGCCTGCAACAGGCGGTGGACACCATAGGCAATGCACGCGGCACTATAGAGGTTGCACCCGGCACCTATCGCGATTGCGCGGTGCAGAATGGTGGCTATGTGGTGTTTAAGGCACAGCAACCCGGCAGCGCTGTTTTTGACGGCGGCATCTGTGAGAACAAAGCGACTTTGGTGGTGCGCGGTCAGGGTACAGAGGTACGCGGCCTGGTTTTCCAGAACCTTAATGTACCCGACCTCAATGGCTCTGGTATCCGACATGAGCGGGGCAATGTCACCGTGGTCAATAGCTGGTTCCGCAATTCGCAACAGGGCATTTTGACCGCTAATGACCCTTCCGGTTCTTTGACCATCGACAAGAGTACATTTAGCGGCCTGGGTCGTTGCGGCGGCGGCAAGGGCTGCGCGCATTCGGTCTATACCGGTCTGTTGGGATCGCTCACTGTTACCCGCAGCCGCTTTGAGCAGGGGCGCGGTGGCCATTATGTCAAAACGCGTGTGCTCCAAGTGCAGATTAGTGGCAACAGCTTTGATGATACAAAAGGCATCACCACCAATTATATGGTCGACCTGTCCGCAGGCTCTGTTGGCCAGATCAGCAACAATATTTTCGTCCAGGGCCGCAATAAAGAAAATTACAGCGCCTTTATCGCTGTCGCGCCGGAGGGACAGGACAACCCGACCCGCGGGCTGACAATTACCGGCAATGATGCGCGGATAGCGCCGGGGGTCAACCGCAACACATGGTTCGTCGCCGATTGGCGTGGTGAACCGCTGAATATCGCTGGCAACACGCTCGGTAAGGGCATTAGCAAATATCAGAAGCGGTGA
- a CDS encoding protein-disulfide reductase DsbD family protein — translation MLVTLSHTARYCMVMLLALLAALMLASPVKAQNAFGSGDTPNITAAFEVESEAPKPGETVTVALTMSPAPTWHGYWINPGDAGIPATLDWTLPEGVTVGELQYPVPDTLIIGGIMNYIYEEDYALLLPLTLDESIAPGTVLPLSVKAEWLACTDEICVPEQDELSFTITAGDGAVSDEAQARFDGWRAKLPAPLGSEASYAVSGETIRISIPFPADSAAEEPYFFPLTDGVIDYSAPQKAMRNGDTLVIETAARSTGGVPLEGVLRIGAHQGLSLTAKDAGEAAFGALGEGATAMGDGSGSTLAAGGATTFFLAFGGAIIGGLLLNIFPCVFPILSLKAISLAKAGGDEGEARSHALAYTAGIVLFCLALGGAMLALRAFGAEIGWGFQLQDPRIIFVLLILFTAIAFNLAGLFEVGNIAIGNDLAAKGGSKGAFWTGALAALVATPCSAPFMATAMGAAIALPPLAGLLIFVGLGLGLALPFLLLGFVPPLRKMLPRPGPWMDTFRRIMSVPMFFSVLALAWLLGQQTGNSGLIIGLAAALTFALFLWWVGRRQQNGAERSWLPAAPALATAAAAMLALPVAAGGVTKAAAESGSETLASEAFSETKLASLRAEGRPVFAYFTADWCITCKANEAAAVQREATADAFASANVAVLKGDWTRRDAEITRYLEEHGRSGVPLYVYYAPGGEAKILPQVLTVDTLTSLVS, via the coding sequence ATGCTGGTGACCCTTTCTCACACTGCCCGATATTGCATGGTCATGCTGCTGGCATTGCTGGCCGCTCTGATGCTGGCTAGCCCCGTAAAGGCGCAAAACGCCTTTGGCAGTGGCGATACACCCAATATCACTGCCGCCTTTGAGGTTGAGAGCGAAGCGCCGAAGCCGGGCGAGACGGTGACGGTGGCGCTGACCATGTCGCCTGCGCCGACTTGGCACGGCTATTGGATTAATCCGGGTGATGCGGGGATCCCGGCAACGCTCGACTGGACCTTGCCCGAAGGGGTTACCGTTGGCGAGTTGCAATATCCGGTGCCCGATACGCTGATCATCGGCGGCATTATGAATTATATATATGAAGAAGACTATGCGCTGTTGTTGCCGCTTACACTCGATGAGTCCATCGCGCCCGGCACCGTGCTGCCGCTATCGGTCAAGGCCGAATGGCTCGCCTGCACCGATGAAATCTGTGTGCCCGAACAGGATGAACTGAGCTTCACCATCACAGCAGGCGATGGCGCGGTATCGGATGAAGCGCAGGCGCGTTTTGATGGCTGGCGCGCTAAATTGCCTGCACCTCTGGGCAGCGAAGCCAGCTATGCCGTATCGGGTGAGACCATCCGCATCTCCATCCCTTTCCCCGCCGACAGCGCAGCCGAAGAACCCTATTTCTTCCCGCTCACCGATGGCGTGATTGATTATAGCGCGCCGCAAAAGGCGATGCGCAATGGCGATACGCTGGTTATCGAAACAGCAGCGCGCTCGACCGGTGGGGTGCCGCTGGAGGGCGTATTGCGTATCGGTGCGCATCAGGGACTTAGCCTGACGGCGAAGGATGCCGGTGAAGCAGCTTTCGGCGCATTGGGCGAAGGCGCAACCGCGATGGGCGATGGCTCCGGGTCGACCTTGGCGGCGGGCGGAGCCACCACCTTTTTCCTCGCCTTTGGCGGCGCGATCATTGGCGGGCTGTTGCTCAATATTTTCCCTTGTGTTTTCCCAATCCTCAGCCTCAAGGCGATCAGCCTGGCCAAAGCGGGCGGCGATGAGGGCGAGGCGCGCAGCCATGCGCTGGCCTATACTGCCGGGATCGTCCTTTTCTGTCTGGCGCTGGGCGGCGCGATGCTGGCGTTGCGGGCTTTCGGAGCGGAAATCGGCTGGGGCTTTCAGCTTCAGGATCCGCGTATCATCTTCGTGTTGCTGATCCTGTTTACCGCTATTGCTTTCAATCTCGCGGGTCTGTTCGAGGTCGGCAATATCGCCATTGGCAATGATCTCGCGGCCAAGGGTGGCAGCAAGGGTGCTTTCTGGACCGGAGCATTGGCGGCATTGGTGGCAACTCCGTGCAGCGCGCCGTTTATGGCCACCGCCATGGGCGCGGCGATTGCGCTGCCGCCATTGGCTGGCTTGCTGATCTTTGTCGGGCTGGGCCTGGGACTGGCGCTGCCCTTCCTGCTGCTCGGCTTTGTGCCGCCGCTGCGCAAGATGCTTCCGCGTCCGGGGCCGTGGATGGACACTTTCCGCCGTATCATGTCGGTGCCGATGTTCTTTTCGGTGCTGGCTCTGGCCTGGCTGCTCGGCCAACAGACGGGCAATAGCGGCCTGATTATCGGGCTGGCTGCGGCGCTCACCTTCGCGCTGTTCCTGTGGTGGGTTGGCCGTCGGCAACAAAATGGTGCGGAGCGCAGCTGGCTGCCTGCCGCACCGGCTTTGGCCACAGCCGCTGCGGCGATGTTGGCGCTGCCGGTTGCAGCCGGAGGCGTGACTAAGGCCGCCGCAGAATCGGGCAGCGAGACACTCGCCAGCGAAGCGTTTAGCGAGACCAAACTCGCCAGCCTACGCGCCGAAGGGCGTCCGGTGTTTGCCTATTTCACCGCAGACTGGTGCATCACCTGCAAGGCCAATGAAGCCGCCGCCGTGCAACGCGAAGCGACGGCAGACGCCTTTGCCAGTGCCAATGTCGCGGTTCTGAAAGGCGACTGGACCCGGCGCGACGCAGAGATTACCCGCTATCTCGAAGAGCATGGCCGTTCGGGCGTCCCGCTCTATGTCTATTATGCGCCAGGCGGTGAGGCCAAGATATTGCCACAGGTGTTGACCGTGGATACGCTGACATCGCTTGTGTCGTAA
- a CDS encoding thioredoxin family protein → MLKQAMIITAIAGATLGSYALVAPSQAAVQTGAEARGFMLTNADGERVSLRDYRGKTVVLEWHNPGCPFVQKHYKSGNMQKTQAAAKAEGVVWLTINSGAAGKQGDLTAAEAKAMLKAQGFNSSHYLFDREGRVGKAYGAKTTPHMYIIDAAGKLVYQGGIDDKPTANQADIPGARNHVTEALKEIKAGKAVSVASSRPYGCSVKYAS, encoded by the coding sequence ATGCTGAAACAGGCAATGATTATCACCGCCATTGCAGGCGCAACATTGGGCAGCTACGCGCTGGTCGCGCCATCACAGGCAGCGGTGCAGACCGGTGCCGAAGCTCGCGGTTTTATGCTCACCAACGCCGATGGTGAGCGCGTTTCGTTGCGTGATTATCGCGGTAAGACGGTGGTGCTGGAATGGCATAATCCCGGCTGCCCCTTCGTGCAGAAGCACTATAAGAGCGGCAATATGCAAAAGACTCAGGCCGCCGCGAAGGCCGAGGGGGTAGTCTGGCTGACGATCAATTCAGGCGCGGCGGGCAAACAGGGCGACCTCACCGCCGCCGAGGCCAAGGCCATGCTGAAGGCGCAGGGTTTCAATTCCTCGCACTATCTCTTCGACCGCGAGGGCCGTGTCGGCAAAGCCTATGGCGCCAAAACCACGCCGCATATGTATATCATCGATGCTGCCGGCAAGCTGGTCTATCAGGGCGGCATTGACGACAAACCCACCGCCAATCAGGCCGATATCCCCGGAGCACGCAACCATGTCACCGAGGCGCTGAAAGAGATCAAAGCGGGCAAGGCGGTGTCGGTGGCGAGCAGTCGGCCCTATGGCTGTTCAGTAAAATATGCGAGCTAG
- a CDS encoding type II toxin-antitoxin system HicB family antitoxin: protein MTQPRYHINVFWYPDDECWIADVPDLKPCSAHGDTPTEAIAEAEIAISLWLETAKERGFPIPEPRYRPAIYSAA, encoded by the coding sequence ATGACGCAGCCCCGTTACCACATTAATGTTTTCTGGTATCCAGACGATGAGTGCTGGATAGCAGACGTTCCCGACCTTAAACCTTGTTCTGCGCATGGAGATACACCCACAGAGGCTATTGCCGAGGCTGAAATTGCTATTTCTCTATGGCTGGAAACAGCAAAGGAGCGGGGCTTTCCGATTCCCGAGCCGCGTTACCGCCCAGCAATCTATTCCGCAGCTTAA
- a CDS encoding type II toxin-antitoxin system HicA family toxin, whose amino-acid sequence MVKPTKLYGLLLQSTNRSVSFRDFVAMVEAFGFVLIRTKGSHQSFAHESCSKLLVIQPKGKDAKRYQVREFLALVEEYGLEIAA is encoded by the coding sequence ATGGTAAAACCTACAAAGCTTTATGGGCTATTACTGCAATCAACTAACAGGTCAGTCAGCTTTCGCGACTTTGTCGCAATGGTAGAGGCCTTCGGATTTGTGCTGATTAGAACCAAGGGCAGCCATCAGTCTTTTGCTCATGAAAGCTGCTCAAAGCTGCTTGTGATTCAGCCTAAAGGCAAAGATGCAAAGCGATATCAAGTGCGGGAATTTCTTGCTTTGGTTGAGGAGTATGGATTAGAAATAGCTGCATGA
- the uvrB gene encoding excinuclease ABC subunit UvrB, with amino-acid sequence MSELIIRRGLDEPNTSGEFVPHKPARPEKAEGGQPFKLVSDYAPAGDQPAAIAELVETAREGEKDQVLLGVTGSGKTFTMAKVVEELQRPALVLAPNKILAAQLYGEFKQFFPDNAVEYFVSYYDYYQPEAYVPRSDTYIEKESSVNEAIDRMRHSATRSLLERDDVLIVASVSCLYGIGSVETYSAMIFEIKKGETVDQRELIRKLVALQYKRNDAAFARGTFRVRGDNLEIFPSHYEDMAWRISFFGDEIEEIAEFDPLTGKKGTKLDKVKVFANSHYVTPGPTMKQATEAIKFELAERLKELETEGRLLEAQRLEQRTHFDLEMIGATGSCAGIENYSRFLTGRLPGEPPPTLFEYLPDNALLFVDESHQTIPQVGAMARGDHRRKITLAEYGFRLPSCIDNRPLRFNEWDAMRPQTVCVSATPGSWEMEQTGGVFSEQVIRPTGLIDPPVEIKPVEEQVDDLINEARLTAEKGYRTLVTTLTKRMAEDLTEFMHEAGIKVRYMHSDVETLERIELIRDLRLGVYDVLVGINLLREGLDIPECGLVAILDADKEGFLRSETSLIQTIGRAARNVDGRVILYADRVTGSMERALNETSRRREKQLAFNEEHGITPQTIKKNIGDIVGHVTNQDSVTVDTGDEETPHLVGHNLRAYIEELEKRMRDAAADLEFEEAGRLRDEIRRLEADELGLPEGEHKAPMKGRATEGKPGTRKMRYGRTQRKMG; translated from the coding sequence ATGAGCGAGTTGATTATCCGACGCGGGCTGGATGAGCCCAATACCAGTGGCGAATTTGTGCCGCACAAACCTGCCCGGCCGGAAAAGGCCGAGGGCGGGCAGCCGTTCAAGCTGGTCAGCGATTATGCCCCGGCGGGTGACCAGCCGGCCGCGATTGCCGAGCTGGTGGAGACGGCGCGCGAAGGCGAGAAGGACCAGGTGCTGCTCGGTGTCACTGGATCGGGCAAGACCTTCACCATGGCCAAGGTGGTCGAGGAATTGCAGCGTCCGGCGCTGGTGCTGGCGCCGAACAAGATTCTCGCTGCGCAGCTTTATGGCGAGTTCAAACAGTTCTTCCCCGACAATGCGGTCGAATATTTCGTCAGCTATTATGACTATTATCAGCCCGAAGCCTATGTGCCGCGCTCTGACACCTATATCGAGAAGGAAAGCTCGGTAAACGAGGCGATTGACCGGATGCGCCACTCCGCCACTCGCTCGCTGCTCGAGCGCGATGATGTGCTGATCGTCGCCTCGGTCTCCTGCCTTTATGGTATCGGCTCGGTTGAGACCTATTCGGCGATGATCTTCGAGATCAAAAAAGGCGAGACGGTCGACCAGCGCGAGCTGATCCGCAAGCTGGTGGCCTTGCAGTATAAGCGCAATGACGCTGCCTTTGCGCGCGGCACCTTCCGAGTGCGCGGCGACAATCTGGAGATTTTCCCGTCGCACTATGAGGACATGGCATGGCGCATTTCCTTTTTCGGCGATGAAATTGAGGAGATTGCCGAGTTTGATCCGCTGACCGGCAAAAAGGGCACCAAGCTCGACAAGGTCAAGGTGTTCGCCAATTCGCACTATGTGACACCGGGGCCGACGATGAAACAGGCAACCGAAGCGATCAAATTCGAGTTAGCGGAGCGGTTGAAGGAACTCGAAACCGAGGGCAGACTGCTTGAGGCGCAGCGTCTGGAACAGCGCACCCATTTCGATCTGGAGATGATTGGGGCCACCGGTTCCTGCGCCGGTATTGAAAACTATTCCCGCTTCCTCACTGGCCGTCTGCCCGGCGAGCCGCCGCCGACTTTGTTCGAATATCTGCCCGACAACGCCCTGCTGTTCGTGGACGAAAGCCACCAGACGATTCCGCAGGTCGGCGCAATGGCGCGGGGCGACCATCGGCGCAAGATCACGCTCGCCGAATATGGCTTCCGCCTGCCCAGTTGCATCGACAATCGACCGCTGCGTTTCAATGAATGGGACGCGATGCGGCCACAAACGGTATGTGTCTCGGCTACTCCCGGAAGCTGGGAGATGGAGCAAACCGGCGGCGTATTCTCCGAACAGGTGATCCGCCCTACTGGCCTGATCGACCCGCCGGTCGAGATCAAGCCGGTCGAGGAGCAGGTTGATGACCTGATCAACGAAGCACGGCTAACCGCCGAGAAAGGCTATCGCACGCTGGTGACGACGCTGACCAAGCGGATGGCCGAAGACTTGACCGAATTTATGCACGAGGCGGGCATCAAGGTGCGCTATATGCACTCGGACGTCGAGACGCTGGAACGTATCGAGCTGATCCGTGATTTGCGCCTTGGTGTTTATGATGTGCTGGTCGGCATCAACCTGCTGCGCGAGGGGCTGGATATTCCCGAATGCGGGCTGGTCGCCATTCTCGATGCCGACAAGGAAGGCTTTCTACGCTCCGAAACCTCATTGATCCAGACCATTGGCCGCGCCGCGCGCAATGTTGATGGCCGGGTGATCCTCTATGCCGACCGCGTCACCGGCAGCATGGAACGCGCGCTCAACGAAACCAGCCGCCGTCGCGAAAAGCAGCTCGCCTTTAACGAAGAACACGGCATCACGCCGCAAACGATCAAGAAGAATATCGGCGATATTGTCGGCCATGTGACCAATCAGGACAGCGTGACCGTCGACACCGGCGATGAAGAAACGCCGCACCTAGTCGGCCACAATCTGCGCGCCTATATCGAGGAACTGGAAAAACGCATGCGCGATGCGGCGGCAGACCTGGAGTTCGAGGAAGCGGGCCGGTTACGCGATGAGATCCGGCGGCTTGAAGCGGATGAGCTTGGCTTACCTGAAGGTGAGCATAAAGCGCCTATGAAAGGCCGCGCGACCGAGGGCAAGCCGGGCACACGCAAGATGCGCTATGGGCGGACGCAGCGGAAGATGGGGTGA
- a CDS encoding DUF3617 domain-containing protein yields MRKSIFTLAAVSAAALTLSACGNEAADADGDGEISAEEASDAMSDIKMTPGEYEVKASFTEIEVEGMPEAAKKAMLDQMGNVPAQKMCVTEEMAANPGAGMFGGAEESGCTMDKLERSGSDMEVAMTCKVGEMSVVSNMEGTMEAESYTMNIEQTMTGGPTGDMKMKGTVEGKRVGDCPA; encoded by the coding sequence ATGCGTAAATCCATCTTTACTCTGGCGGCTGTTTCTGCTGCTGCTCTGACGCTTTCTGCTTGCGGCAATGAAGCTGCTGATGCGGATGGTGACGGCGAAATCAGCGCTGAAGAAGCCAGCGATGCCATGAGCGACATCAAAATGACGCCGGGCGAATATGAAGTGAAAGCATCTTTCACTGAAATCGAAGTCGAAGGCATGCCTGAAGCTGCGAAGAAAGCCATGCTCGACCAGATGGGCAATGTGCCTGCACAGAAAATGTGCGTCACCGAAGAAATGGCTGCAAACCCTGGTGCTGGCATGTTCGGCGGTGCGGAAGAAAGCGGCTGCACCATGGACAAGCTGGAGCGTTCGGGCAGCGACATGGAAGTCGCCATGACCTGTAAGGTTGGCGAAATGTCTGTCGTTTCCAACATGGAAGGCACCATGGAAGCCGAGAGCTACACCATGAACATCGAACAGACGATGACAGGTGGCCCAACCGGCGACATGAAGATGAAGGGTACCGTTGAAGGCAAGCGCGTAGGCGACTGCCCGGCCTGA
- a CDS encoding VOC family protein gives MIGYVTLGTDNPERAQGYYDALLATIGAKRMMTMDEEDGSFTIWGTGFDKPGIAITRPFNREPADKGNGNMVALMLENRPAVDAFHAKALELGGSDEGAPGVRGDDGPMAFYAAYFRDPDGNKLCAYKIGPDA, from the coding sequence ATGATCGGTTATGTAACGCTCGGCACAGATAATCCCGAGCGCGCTCAGGGCTATTATGATGCACTGCTCGCCACCATCGGGGCCAAGCGGATGATGACGATGGATGAAGAGGACGGCTCTTTCACTATCTGGGGCACCGGTTTTGACAAGCCGGGCATTGCGATCACCAGACCCTTTAATCGTGAGCCTGCCGATAAGGGCAATGGCAATATGGTGGCGCTGATGCTGGAAAATCGTCCGGCGGTCGATGCTTTTCATGCCAAAGCGCTGGAACTGGGTGGCAGCGATGAAGGCGCACCGGGTGTGCGCGGTGATGATGGGCCAATGGCGTTTTACGCCGCCTATTTCCGCGACCCCGATGGCAACAAGCTGTGTGCATACAAGATCGGGCCGGATGCCTGA
- a CDS encoding serine hydrolase domain-containing protein, producing the protein MPDTRLAGLIGFCLSPMLALPALAEEQPAPVSIELQHRPGEEVSVNLSGDAGAKDRAVRADMPVRIASISKLVTALGVMRLVDQGRLDLDRDVGDYLGWPVRNPHFPDRAVTLRMLLSHTASLSDAAGYYLPLDGRLQDLVADSEAWHQDHAPGSGFFDYANLGSPIIAAVMEKATGQRYDAIMQQQVFTPLALTACFNWSNCPTGQRDQAITLLRPDGSLAKDPLLAPGEEECALVATKDGSCDLRHYVLGENGSSFSPQGGLRISAKELLVVGKLLVRDDMAFLSPAAWQAMRQTQWRADGLVSAGAAQQWALGLEVQPGGWIGHSGNAYGLRAGLWANRLIGEVRVRIVTMVDEAVPEGPCLHSCP; encoded by the coding sequence ATGCCTGATACTCGGCTAGCCGGGCTTATCGGGTTTTGTCTCTCGCCAATGCTGGCCTTGCCAGCTCTGGCGGAAGAGCAACCCGCGCCCGTCAGCATAGAATTGCAGCATCGCCCCGGCGAAGAGGTATCTGTAAACCTGTCTGGCGATGCAGGAGCCAAGGATCGCGCAGTTCGGGCGGATATGCCGGTGCGGATCGCCTCGATATCCAAGCTGGTGACCGCGCTCGGCGTCATGCGGCTGGTCGATCAGGGGCGGCTCGATCTGGATCGCGATGTTGGTGATTATCTCGGCTGGCCGGTGCGCAATCCCCATTTCCCGGATAGAGCGGTGACGCTGCGCATGTTGCTGTCACATACAGCCAGCCTCAGCGATGCGGCGGGCTATTATCTGCCATTGGACGGACGTTTGCAGGACCTGGTGGCAGACTCCGAAGCATGGCACCAAGACCATGCGCCGGGGAGCGGCTTTTTTGACTATGCCAATCTGGGATCGCCGATCATCGCGGCGGTGATGGAAAAGGCGACGGGGCAGCGCTATGACGCAATCATGCAGCAACAGGTGTTCACGCCCTTGGCGCTAACGGCCTGCTTTAACTGGAGCAATTGTCCCACGGGTCAACGCGACCAGGCGATCACCCTGTTGCGGCCTGATGGCAGTCTGGCCAAAGACCCGCTTCTGGCCCCAGGCGAAGAAGAATGCGCCCTTGTTGCAACCAAAGATGGTAGCTGCGATTTGCGCCATTATGTGCTGGGGGAGAATGGCTCGTCCTTCTCGCCCCAGGGCGGCCTGAGAATCTCAGCCAAGGAACTGTTGGTGGTCGGCAAATTGCTGGTGCGCGACGATATGGCGTTTCTGTCTCCCGCTGCGTGGCAGGCGATGCGCCAGACACAATGGCGTGCTGATGGGCTGGTGAGCGCCGGTGCAGCGCAGCAATGGGCTTTGGGTCTGGAGGTACAGCCGGGTGGCTGGATCGGCCATTCGGGCAATGCCTATGGATTGCGCGCCGGGCTTTGGGCCAACCGTCTCATCGGGGAAGTGCGGGTGCGGATCGTCACCATGGTTGATGAGGCCGTGCCTGAAGGACCCTGCCTTCATAGCTGCCCGTGA
- a CDS encoding HNH endonuclease — MPVSDDDAELCWLCGRPLGRRVEYHHPVPKSRGGRETLAVHPICHRTIHATFTNAELARSYATAEALCGHPDIARFIDWIADKPPDFHAPTRRAKR, encoded by the coding sequence CTGCCCGTGAGCGACGATGATGCAGAACTGTGCTGGCTATGCGGTCGGCCTTTGGGCAGGCGCGTGGAATATCATCACCCCGTGCCCAAAAGCCGTGGCGGGCGCGAGACGCTGGCAGTGCACCCCATCTGCCACCGCACCATCCATGCGACCTTTACCAATGCCGAACTGGCGCGCAGCTATGCCACCGCCGAGGCGCTGTGCGGCCATCCCGATATAGCGCGCTTTATCGACTGGATTGCTGACAAACCGCCAGACTTCCATGCACCCACGCGGCGGGCCAAGCGCTAG
- a CDS encoding YceI family protein, whose protein sequence is MSDRQQRYSAIAILLHWIIAALLAFELGLGRGLEHLTLATGLFDVTQLHKSIGITILLLSIARLGWRLLNPPPAPLPDSALNHVLAKTVHIGLYAFMIGAPLSGWLMVSTSKLDIDTLLFSTIPWPDIPWVGGLEASAKEALNGAAEWVHGALGWVGVALFALHVVGALRHHLLRGEPLLGRILPGAFGLRPNRGAMVIGLFALASVSLTLWAQNWGGGKAETPAPLAAEDMPATQTLKLNELQADAVEDEEPEATEATEDAEEEDDAAEDEAEDNAEQEEEPEEPATTAYDWRVTNKQPIGFAFVWNGETVRGSFSDWNATIRFGEQALDQSNIDVSIGLASARTGNAQVDEALPGADFFAIAANPRARFRSNDIRSLGGNRYEARGNLSLRGSSQPVTLRFTLDIDGTTASANGNASVNRAAFGIANGSYGDIADAVQVDFNFSASR, encoded by the coding sequence TTGAGCGACCGGCAACAGCGCTACTCTGCTATTGCGATATTGTTGCACTGGATCATCGCAGCGCTGCTGGCATTCGAGCTTGGCCTCGGCCGCGGCCTTGAACATCTGACCCTTGCGACCGGATTGTTTGATGTCACTCAGTTACATAAGTCCATCGGTATCACGATCCTGCTGCTCTCCATCGCGCGGCTTGGCTGGCGTCTGCTCAATCCACCACCCGCGCCATTGCCCGACAGCGCACTCAACCATGTGCTTGCCAAGACGGTGCATATCGGCCTTTACGCTTTTATGATTGGCGCACCGCTGAGCGGTTGGTTGATGGTGTCTACGTCCAAGCTGGATATCGACACACTGCTTTTTAGCACCATTCCCTGGCCCGATATCCCATGGGTGGGCGGTCTGGAAGCGTCGGCAAAAGAAGCGCTCAACGGCGCAGCCGAATGGGTCCATGGTGCGCTCGGCTGGGTTGGTGTCGCGCTGTTTGCGTTGCATGTTGTCGGCGCGCTGCGGCATCATCTGCTGCGCGGAGAGCCGCTATTGGGGCGTATATTGCCTGGTGCTTTTGGACTGCGCCCCAATCGTGGCGCCATGGTGATTGGCCTATTCGCTCTTGCATCGGTCAGCCTCACCCTATGGGCGCAGAATTGGGGCGGCGGAAAGGCAGAGACACCAGCGCCATTGGCGGCGGAGGACATGCCCGCGACCCAGACCTTGAAGCTAAATGAGTTACAGGCCGATGCCGTAGAGGACGAAGAGCCCGAGGCCACTGAGGCAACCGAAGACGCCGAAGAAGAGGATGATGCCGCGGAAGACGAAGCGGAAGACAATGCAGAGCAGGAAGAGGAACCGGAAGAGCCAGCAACAACCGCCTATGATTGGCGTGTCACCAATAAACAGCCCATCGGCTTTGCCTTTGTCTGGAATGGCGAGACGGTGCGCGGGTCATTCTCTGACTGGAACGCAACCATTCGCTTTGGCGAGCAGGCGCTGGACCAATCGAATATTGATGTCAGCATCGGCCTTGCCTCTGCGCGCACCGGTAATGCGCAAGTCGATGAGGCGCTACCAGGTGCGGACTTTTTCGCCATCGCGGCCAACCCACGGGCGCGCTTTCGCTCCAATGACATCCGTTCTCTGGGCGGCAACCGCTATGAGGCACGCGGCAACCTTAGCCTGCGTGGGTCAAGCCAGCCGGTCACGCTGCGCTTCACCCTGGATATTGATGGAACCACCGCCAGCGCCAATGGCAATGCCAGCGTCAATCGCGCCGCCTTTGGCATCGCCAATGGCAGCTATGGCGATATTGCCGATGCGGTGCAGGTGGATTTCAATTTCTCCGCAAGCCGGTAG